The following proteins are encoded in a genomic region of Kosakonia oryzae:
- a CDS encoding winged helix-turn-helix domain-containing protein, which yields MNWIINDNIEFRPEMKKLISVSNPEINVTLTAPASRCLLLLLEASPEIVLQQDFFKKVWEEEGMLVPTNTLYQNISIVRRGLRAVGETDSRLIATIPRKGFQIDDSVKIIKQDKSNAAVTPETDITEVDITSDTEYGDPAITRDSTADQPTWSAISAHVNEREQTPLVTPGRNKIPASKPSRSAGWHLSAVIIFAAFATGLLIIAYSLPFGKTPVFFDNYNFVENDNGCQIYTKDDTHDSRNYYQKYKNLIKNTGLNCKIYPWVYFPVSATSPTLTALACKQDFKNSVSPGCISLYFRRVQSE from the coding sequence ATGAACTGGATTATTAACGATAACATTGAATTCAGACCGGAAATGAAAAAGCTTATTTCAGTGAGCAATCCTGAAATAAACGTCACGCTGACAGCCCCCGCCAGCCGTTGTTTGCTGCTTCTACTAGAGGCTTCACCCGAAATTGTTCTCCAGCAAGATTTCTTCAAAAAAGTCTGGGAAGAAGAAGGCATGCTGGTTCCAACAAATACGTTATATCAAAATATCTCGATCGTGCGTCGTGGATTGCGGGCAGTCGGCGAAACGGATAGCCGATTAATTGCAACCATCCCCAGAAAAGGCTTTCAAATTGACGACAGTGTGAAAATCATAAAACAGGACAAATCTAACGCAGCGGTTACACCGGAAACCGACATTACTGAAGTCGATATTACCTCAGACACAGAATACGGCGATCCTGCTATTACCCGCGATAGCACCGCAGACCAGCCGACGTGGTCTGCGATAAGCGCGCATGTCAATGAGCGTGAACAAACTCCACTGGTAACGCCTGGGCGCAATAAAATACCTGCCAGCAAACCTTCACGATCTGCCGGCTGGCATTTATCGGCAGTCATTATATTTGCCGCTTTTGCCACAGGTTTGCTGATAATTGCATACTCTTTACCATTCGGTAAAACGCCTGTTTTCTTTGATAATTATAATTTTGTAGAAAATGATAATGGCTGTCAGATCTATACTAAAGATGACACGCATGATAGCAGAAATTATTATCAGAAATATAAAAATCTGATTAAGAATACCGGACTAAACTGTAAGATTTATCCTTGGGTTTATTTCCCGGTATCAGCCACATCGCCAACGCTTACTGCACTAGCCTGTAAGCAGGATTTTAAAAACTCCGTTTCACCGGGTTGTATTTCACTCTATTTCAGGAGAGTGCAGAGTGAATAA
- the hpxK gene encoding allantoate amidohydrolase, whose amino-acid sequence MIRPARLEAAARVMARADELAAISETPDALTRVYLSAQHLQANQRVAEWMRQAGMLVWQDSVGNICGRYEAVQEGAPAVLLGSHLDTVRNAGRYDGMLGVLTAIEVVHSLHQQDVRLAQAIEIVGFCDEEGTRFGITLLGSRGLTGSWPAHWLSQTDAEGISVAQAMVNAGLDPQRIPQAARDAAAFSSYLELHIEQGPCLEQAGLALGVVEAINGARRLNCRFTGEAGHAGTVPMSHRKDALAAAAEWMIAVESTTQQQGGNLVATVGNMRVLPGAVNVIPGEVSLSLDIRGPQDVPLDALLNELLAMAQAIAARRHLQFSAEEFYRIAATPCNQKLQTLLADAVQVVQGETLSLPSGAGHDAIAMAERWPVGMLFVRCKGGISHHPAESVQVEDVALAIDAFGRAVSVLAAAE is encoded by the coding sequence ATGATTCGACCGGCACGCCTCGAGGCGGCAGCACGTGTAATGGCCCGCGCCGATGAGCTGGCCGCGATCAGCGAAACACCGGATGCACTGACCCGGGTTTATCTTTCCGCACAGCATTTACAGGCCAACCAGCGGGTTGCGGAGTGGATGCGCCAGGCGGGAATGCTGGTCTGGCAGGACAGTGTGGGCAATATTTGTGGTCGCTATGAAGCGGTTCAGGAAGGCGCTCCGGCGGTGCTACTCGGTTCGCATCTTGATACCGTGCGTAACGCCGGGCGTTACGACGGGATGCTTGGCGTGCTGACGGCCATCGAAGTAGTACACAGCCTGCATCAGCAGGATGTACGTCTGGCGCAGGCGATCGAGATTGTCGGTTTTTGTGATGAAGAGGGTACGCGTTTTGGTATCACTTTGCTGGGAAGCCGCGGGTTGACCGGAAGCTGGCCAGCGCACTGGCTTTCGCAAACTGATGCCGAGGGGATTAGCGTGGCGCAGGCGATGGTCAATGCCGGGCTGGACCCGCAGCGGATCCCGCAGGCGGCGCGCGATGCGGCGGCCTTCAGCAGCTATCTCGAATTGCATATCGAGCAGGGGCCGTGCCTGGAACAGGCTGGGCTGGCGCTGGGCGTGGTCGAGGCGATCAATGGCGCGCGCAGGCTAAATTGCCGCTTTACCGGCGAAGCCGGACATGCTGGCACGGTGCCGATGAGTCACCGGAAAGATGCGTTGGCCGCGGCGGCTGAGTGGATGATCGCCGTTGAGAGCACCACGCAACAGCAAGGTGGCAACCTGGTGGCTACCGTGGGGAATATGCGGGTTCTGCCTGGCGCGGTGAATGTCATCCCCGGCGAGGTGTCGTTGTCGCTCGATATCCGTGGCCCGCAGGATGTGCCACTTGATGCGCTGCTCAATGAATTACTGGCGATGGCGCAGGCCATCGCGGCGCGGCGCCATCTGCAATTCAGCGCCGAGGAGTTTTATCGTATTGCCGCCACGCCCTGCAATCAAAAGCTGCAAACATTGCTTGCTGATGCGGTGCAGGTTGTGCAGGGGGAGACGCTGTCGTTACCGAGCGGCGCAGGGCATGATGCTATCGCCATGGCGGAACGCTGGCCGGTTGGCATGCTGTTTGTGCGCTGCAAAGGTGGGATTAGCCACCATCCGGCGGAATCGGTACAGGTCGAAGATGTTGCGCTGGCTATTGATGCTTTTGGCCGCGCGGTGAGTGTGTTGGCCGCTGCGGAATAA
- a CDS encoding pyridoxal-phosphate-dependent aminotransferase family protein: MDIAQFPQINPPQRLLMGPGPINADPRVLRAMSSQLIGQYDPAMTHYMNEVMALYRGVFRTENRWTMLVDGTSRAGIEAILISAIRPGDKVLVPVFGRFGHLLCEIARRCRAEVHTIEVPWGEVFTPDQIEDAIKRVRPRLLLTVQGDTSTTMLQPLAELGAICRRYDVLFYTDATASLGGNALETDAWQLDAVSAGMQKCLGGPSGTSPITLSSRMEEVIRRRKCVEEGIRTDAHLDGVDEMVYSNYFDLGMVMDYWGPERLNHHTEATTALFGARECARLILQEGLDNGIARHKLHGDALLKGIQAMGLEAYGDLQHKMNNVLGVVIPQGVNGDQVRKLMLEDFGIEIGTSFGPLHGKVWRIGTMGYNARKACVMNTLSALESVLNYLKFATTQGAAMQAAWDHYLSEDA; encoded by the coding sequence ATGGATATCGCTCAATTTCCGCAAATCAATCCGCCGCAACGTCTGCTGATGGGACCGGGGCCAATCAATGCTGATCCGCGCGTGCTGCGTGCCATGTCGAGCCAACTGATCGGCCAGTACGATCCGGCGATGACCCACTATATGAACGAAGTGATGGCGCTTTATCGCGGCGTGTTTCGCACGGAAAACCGCTGGACGATGCTGGTTGACGGCACGTCGCGCGCCGGGATAGAGGCGATCCTTATTTCCGCAATCCGGCCGGGCGATAAAGTGCTGGTACCGGTGTTTGGCCGCTTTGGTCATCTGCTGTGTGAAATCGCCCGTCGCTGTCGCGCCGAAGTGCATACGATTGAAGTACCGTGGGGCGAGGTTTTCACGCCGGATCAGATTGAAGATGCCATTAAGCGCGTGCGCCCGCGCCTGCTGTTAACGGTGCAGGGCGATACGTCAACCACCATGCTGCAACCGCTGGCGGAACTGGGCGCTATTTGTCGTCGCTACGATGTGCTGTTTTACACCGATGCCACCGCTTCACTCGGCGGTAACGCGCTGGAAACCGATGCCTGGCAACTGGATGCTGTCTCTGCGGGGATGCAGAAGTGCTTAGGCGGGCCGTCCGGTACCTCGCCCATTACCCTGAGTAGCCGCATGGAAGAGGTGATCCGCCGACGTAAATGTGTTGAAGAGGGTATTCGCACTGATGCGCATCTCGACGGCGTGGATGAGATGGTTTACTCCAACTATTTCGATCTCGGCATGGTGATGGATTACTGGGGGCCGGAGCGACTGAATCACCACACTGAAGCGACTACCGCGCTATTCGGCGCACGTGAATGTGCCCGGCTGATTCTGCAAGAGGGGCTCGATAATGGTATTGCGCGTCATAAGCTGCATGGTGATGCGTTGCTGAAAGGGATTCAGGCAATGGGGCTGGAAGCCTACGGCGATTTGCAACACAAAATGAACAACGTGCTGGGCGTCGTCATTCCGCAGGGCGTGAACGGTGACCAGGTACGCAAATTGATGCTGGAGGATTTCGGCATTGAGATCGGCACCTCTTTCGGCCCGCTGCACGGCAAAGTGTGGCGTATCGGCACCATGGGCTACAACGCGCGTAAAGCCTGTGTGATGAACACCCTGAGCGCACTGGAGTCCGTGCTGAATTACCTGAAATTCGCCACCACACAAGGGGCGGCGATGCAGGCCGCGTGGGATCACTATCTCAGCGAGGATGCGTGA
- a CDS encoding amino acid ABC transporter ATP-binding protein → MPLITINQVQKYYGDNHVLKGVDLDIDMGEVISIIGRSGSGKSTLLRCINGLEGYQEGSIKLGGVTITDRDSQAREISRSIGMVFQSFNLFPHMTALENVMLAPRRVLKKSAAECRELAQRMLEKVGLGDRLDYYPANLSGGQQQRVAIARALAMSPKVLLCDEITSALDPELVGEVLKVLEQLAAEGMTLILVTHEMNFAREVGDRVVFMHQGRVWEQGDSKTLFASPQTTELKQFISSVRGLN, encoded by the coding sequence ATGCCTCTCATCACCATTAATCAGGTACAGAAGTACTACGGCGACAACCACGTGCTAAAGGGTGTCGATTTGGACATCGATATGGGCGAGGTGATCTCGATTATCGGCCGTAGCGGATCGGGTAAAAGCACGCTGCTGCGCTGCATTAACGGCCTCGAAGGCTACCAGGAAGGGAGCATTAAGCTGGGCGGCGTGACCATTACTGACCGCGATTCACAGGCGCGGGAGATCAGCCGTTCCATCGGAATGGTGTTCCAGAGCTTTAATCTGTTCCCGCACATGACCGCGCTGGAGAACGTCATGCTGGCGCCGCGTCGGGTGCTGAAAAAAAGCGCCGCCGAGTGTCGCGAACTGGCGCAACGGATGCTGGAGAAAGTGGGGCTTGGCGACCGCCTCGATTACTACCCGGCGAATCTCTCCGGCGGTCAGCAGCAGCGCGTGGCGATTGCCCGTGCGCTGGCAATGTCGCCGAAAGTTTTACTTTGTGACGAGATAACCTCCGCGCTCGATCCCGAACTGGTGGGCGAAGTACTGAAAGTGCTGGAGCAACTGGCTGCCGAAGGGATGACGTTGATCCTTGTCACCCATGAAATGAATTTTGCCCGCGAAGTGGGCGACCGCGTGGTGTTTATGCATCAGGGCCGGGTGTGGGAGCAGGGCGACAGCAAAACGCTGTTTGCCAGCCCGCAGACTACCGAGCTGAAGCAGTTTATCTCTTCCGTGCGCGGTCTTAATTAA
- a CDS encoding amino acid ABC transporter permease, whose amino-acid sequence MTTFTDWDIIRNLLLAGRWTVLLSLVAFMGGALVTLPLLLLRLTGGRQVKRLIRAYIELFQGTPLLMQLFLAFFGVALFGIDVSPWTAASLALTLYTSAFLLDIGYGSIRALPKGQWEASRCLGLSFGQTLFRVVAPQALRIAIAPTVGFAVQVIKGTALSSIIGFVELTKAGTMLTNVTYQPFKVFALVALGYFILCYPLSRYSRYLENKFNASHHH is encoded by the coding sequence ATGACCACATTTACCGACTGGGACATTATCCGCAACCTGCTGCTGGCCGGGCGCTGGACGGTGTTGTTGTCGCTGGTGGCGTTTATGGGCGGGGCGCTGGTAACGCTGCCGCTGTTGCTGCTGCGACTCACTGGCGGGCGTCAGGTGAAACGCCTGATCCGCGCCTATATCGAACTGTTTCAGGGCACGCCGCTGTTGATGCAGTTGTTCCTCGCCTTTTTCGGTGTGGCGCTCTTCGGCATCGATGTGTCGCCCTGGACGGCAGCCTCGCTGGCGCTGACGCTCTATACCAGTGCGTTTTTACTCGATATCGGCTATGGCAGCATTCGCGCACTGCCGAAAGGGCAATGGGAAGCCTCGCGCTGCCTGGGGTTGAGCTTTGGTCAGACGTTATTCCGCGTGGTGGCGCCGCAGGCATTGCGCATCGCCATTGCGCCAACGGTCGGTTTTGCCGTGCAGGTGATAAAAGGTACTGCGCTTTCGTCAATCATCGGTTTTGTTGAATTGACCAAGGCCGGCACGATGCTGACCAACGTCACTTATCAGCCGTTTAAAGTCTTTGCGCTGGTGGCGCTGGGCTACTTCATTTTGTGCTATCCGCTGTCCCGCTACAGCCGTTACCTGGAGAATAAATTCAATGCCTCTCATCACCATTAA
- a CDS encoding amino acid ABC transporter permease, with amino-acid sequence MTEQLHFSALWPHWPELLAGMWVTVQLTVMATVGGLAIGIFGAAIRSGRPTWFSRIWGGYVELIRNTPFVVQLFFIVFGLPNIGFKMTAGEAALLAMIVNLGAYSTEIVRAGIQVTPKGQWEAGRVLGLSRSQTFIRVVLPPALQRIYPALVSQCIIVMLGSSVVSQVSYEELTFAANLIQSRTFLSFEVYLVTTGIYLLLSIAMRQLMMAAGRKWLGVQA; translated from the coding sequence ATGACGGAACAACTTCATTTTTCTGCACTCTGGCCGCACTGGCCAGAGTTGCTGGCGGGGATGTGGGTCACCGTGCAGTTGACGGTCATGGCGACGGTGGGTGGCCTGGCGATTGGCATTTTCGGTGCGGCGATTCGTAGCGGTCGGCCGACGTGGTTCAGCCGGATCTGGGGCGGTTATGTAGAGCTGATTCGTAACACGCCGTTTGTGGTGCAGCTCTTTTTTATCGTCTTTGGTCTGCCGAATATCGGTTTCAAGATGACGGCTGGCGAAGCGGCGCTGTTGGCGATGATCGTCAACCTGGGCGCTTACAGCACGGAGATCGTGCGTGCCGGGATCCAGGTGACGCCAAAAGGGCAATGGGAAGCCGGGCGCGTGCTGGGGTTAAGCCGAAGCCAGACGTTTATCCGCGTGGTGCTTCCCCCTGCGTTGCAGCGCATTTATCCGGCGCTGGTTAGCCAGTGCATTATTGTCATGCTGGGATCGTCCGTGGTGTCGCAGGTCTCCTATGAAGAGCTGACCTTCGCCGCCAACCTGATTCAGTCGCGGACATTCCTCAGCTTTGAGGTCTATCTGGTGACCACCGGCATTTATCTGCTGCTCTCGATCGCCATGCGTCAGTTGATGATGGCGGCGGGACGGAAATGGTTGGGGGTACAGGCATGA
- a CDS encoding transporter substrate-binding domain-containing protein, producing the protein MRKLLIALAGAACLFTYAAAAQADQLQDIEKRGVIRIAVPQDFPPFGSVGTDLQPQGYDIDMARYLAKQMKLKLQLVPVTSANRVPYLQTDKVDLVISSLGKNAEREKVIDFSRAYAPFFLGVFGPKGAELKDAAALSGKSIGVTRGAVEDMVLTSVAPKDAEVKRYEDNNTTLSAYLSGQVQYVATGNLVVAAIARQNADKAPVPSFMLKDSPCFIGLKKDEPALKEKVNALIEQGIKDGTLNSLSEQWLKAPLPANLGA; encoded by the coding sequence ATGAGAAAACTTTTGATCGCACTGGCCGGGGCCGCTTGTCTGTTCACCTATGCTGCGGCTGCGCAGGCTGACCAATTACAGGATATTGAAAAGCGCGGCGTGATCCGCATTGCCGTTCCGCAGGATTTCCCGCCGTTTGGTTCGGTAGGCACCGATCTGCAACCGCAGGGCTATGACATCGATATGGCACGTTACCTCGCCAAACAGATGAAACTGAAGTTGCAACTGGTGCCGGTTACCAGCGCTAACCGCGTGCCTTATCTGCAAACCGATAAAGTGGATTTGGTGATCTCCAGCCTCGGTAAAAACGCCGAGCGCGAAAAGGTGATTGATTTCAGCCGCGCCTATGCGCCGTTCTTCCTTGGCGTGTTCGGGCCTAAAGGGGCGGAACTGAAAGATGCTGCGGCGCTGAGCGGCAAAAGCATCGGGGTAACGCGCGGCGCGGTTGAGGACATGGTATTGACCAGCGTTGCACCGAAAGATGCCGAGGTGAAACGTTACGAAGATAACAACACCACGCTCTCGGCGTATCTCTCCGGGCAGGTGCAGTATGTGGCGACCGGTAACCTTGTTGTGGCGGCGATTGCCCGGCAGAACGCGGATAAAGCCCCGGTACCGAGCTTTATGCTGAAAGATTCTCCGTGTTTTATCGGCCTGAAAAAGGACGAACCAGCGCTGAAAGAGAAGGTGAATGCGCTGATTGAGCAAGGGATTAAGGACGGTACGCTGAACAGCCTCTCTGAGCAGTGGCTGAAAGCGCCGCTGCCGGCAAACCTTGGCGCATAA
- the hpxU gene encoding MurR/RpiR family transcriptional regulator HpxU, which produces MEQLDERLKGQYASLSPQEQRVADFIFDHFDDLISYNSAELAQLSGVSKATVSRLFKRLGYEKYKDMRDELRTLRQSGMPLTDNRDAVQGNTLLARHYKQEMANLTQWVNALDAQQFAGALEAIVKAQRIIIIGMRNSWPVALHLRQQLLQARGQVQVLPQPGQSLSEELVDLTPGDLVVMVAFRRRPRIIRPLMQQLQNANIPLLLLCEPQAHNLFPLASWHLCAPLDSVSAYDSYASVNSLINLLANAFLHEILDKGRPRIHDIATLYQKLDELEQR; this is translated from the coding sequence ATGGAACAGCTTGATGAACGTCTGAAAGGGCAATATGCCTCGTTATCGCCCCAGGAGCAGCGGGTGGCCGATTTTATCTTCGATCACTTTGATGACCTCATAAGCTATAACAGTGCTGAGCTGGCGCAGCTCAGCGGGGTGTCGAAGGCTACCGTCAGCCGCCTGTTCAAGCGTCTGGGGTATGAGAAATATAAAGACATGCGCGATGAACTGCGTACGCTGCGACAAAGCGGGATGCCGCTGACGGATAACCGCGATGCGGTGCAGGGCAATACGCTGCTGGCGCGCCACTATAAGCAGGAGATGGCGAACCTGACGCAGTGGGTTAATGCGCTGGATGCGCAGCAGTTTGCCGGTGCGCTGGAGGCAATAGTGAAGGCGCAACGCATCATTATTATTGGTATGCGTAACTCCTGGCCGGTGGCGCTGCACCTGCGCCAGCAGCTATTGCAGGCGCGCGGACAAGTGCAAGTGCTGCCGCAGCCGGGGCAGAGCCTGAGTGAAGAGTTGGTGGATTTAACGCCGGGCGATCTGGTGGTGATGGTAGCGTTTCGCCGTCGCCCGCGCATTATCCGCCCGCTGATGCAGCAGTTACAGAACGCGAACATTCCGCTGCTGCTGCTGTGCGAGCCGCAGGCGCACAACCTTTTTCCGCTGGCGAGCTGGCACCTTTGCGCACCGCTGGACAGCGTTTCCGCCTATGACAGCTATGCGTCAGTCAACAGTTTGATCAACCTGCTGGCGAATGCGTTTCTGCATGAAATTCTCGATAAAGGACGCCCGCGTATTCATGACATTGCCACGCTGTATCAGAAGCTGGATGAACTGGAACAGCGATAA
- the hpxW gene encoding oxamate amidohydrolase, giving the protein MQSNVSTHGMAVAPHHLASQSALSVLREGGSAIEAMVAAAATIAVVYPHMNSLGGDGFWLIVPPEGEPIAIDASGAAGSLATLAAYSDLATIPHRGPRAALTVAGTVSGWDEALKVSHELTGKALPLPRLLTDAIDYAQHGTPVTLSQATATADKLAELRDLPGFADTYLHNGQPPKAGSRFRQPALAATLQRLAEEGLESFYRGPLAESLARGMAQYGLPVTREDLQQHRARRTTPLHLQHSQGDVWNLAPPTQGLVSLAILGITDRLAMGNADDAATVHRIVEATKLAFGLRDTHITDPRHLKTDIQSLLAASELQALANRVDERQAAPWGAGKGPGDTVWMGVMDNSGLAVSFIQSIYHEFGSGVVLPDTGIVWQNRGASFSLNPDHLLALAPGKQPFHTLNPAAARLHDGRVMVYGSMGGDGQPQTQAALFTRYVMQGVPLQESISRPRWLLGRTWGQTSDSLKLEGRFSPETVARLRALGHDVDVLADFSEAMGHAGAIVRHPDGLFEGAFDPRSNGSAAGF; this is encoded by the coding sequence ATGCAAAGTAATGTCTCCACCCACGGGATGGCGGTCGCCCCCCATCATCTTGCCAGCCAAAGTGCGCTGTCTGTCCTGCGCGAAGGCGGCAGCGCCATCGAGGCGATGGTTGCCGCTGCGGCGACGATTGCGGTGGTTTATCCCCATATGAACAGCCTCGGCGGCGACGGTTTCTGGCTGATTGTGCCGCCGGAAGGCGAACCGATTGCCATCGACGCCAGTGGCGCTGCCGGTTCGCTGGCGACGCTCGCGGCCTACAGCGATCTGGCGACGATCCCGCATCGCGGCCCGCGCGCCGCGCTCACTGTTGCGGGCACCGTCAGCGGCTGGGATGAAGCGTTGAAGGTCTCGCACGAATTAACCGGCAAAGCGCTGCCGTTGCCGCGTCTGCTGACGGATGCGATAGATTACGCCCAACACGGCACGCCGGTGACACTTTCCCAGGCCACCGCCACGGCGGATAAACTGGCCGAACTGCGCGATCTGCCTGGCTTTGCCGACACCTATCTGCACAACGGCCAGCCGCCAAAAGCGGGCAGCCGTTTCCGTCAACCGGCGCTCGCCGCTACGCTGCAACGCCTTGCTGAAGAGGGGCTGGAGAGTTTTTATCGCGGCCCGCTGGCCGAGAGCCTGGCGCGCGGCATGGCGCAATATGGCCTGCCTGTGACGCGGGAAGATCTTCAGCAGCATCGCGCACGCCGCACCACGCCGCTGCACTTGCAGCATTCGCAGGGGGATGTATGGAACCTTGCGCCGCCGACACAGGGGCTGGTTTCACTGGCGATCCTCGGTATTACCGACCGTCTGGCGATGGGAAACGCGGACGATGCCGCCACCGTGCACCGCATTGTGGAGGCTACCAAGCTCGCCTTCGGCCTGCGCGATACCCACATCACCGATCCGCGCCACCTGAAAACCGACATACAAAGCCTGCTGGCCGCAAGCGAACTTCAGGCGCTGGCTAACCGTGTGGATGAAAGGCAGGCCGCGCCGTGGGGCGCAGGCAAAGGGCCGGGTGATACCGTCTGGATGGGCGTTATGGATAACAGCGGCCTCGCCGTGTCATTTATTCAGAGCATTTATCATGAGTTTGGCAGCGGTGTGGTGCTACCGGATACCGGCATCGTCTGGCAAAACCGTGGCGCATCGTTCAGCCTCAACCCCGATCACCTGCTGGCGCTCGCACCGGGCAAACAACCGTTTCATACCCTCAACCCGGCGGCAGCACGGCTACATGATGGCCGGGTGATGGTCTACGGCTCGATGGGCGGCGACGGCCAGCCGCAAACCCAGGCAGCGCTTTTTACCCGCTACGTAATGCAAGGCGTACCGCTGCAAGAGTCAATCAGCCGCCCGCGCTGGCTGCTGGGGCGCACCTGGGGGCAAACCTCGGATTCGCTGAAGCTGGAAGGCCGCTTCTCGCCCGAGACCGTCGCCCGCCTGCGCGCGTTGGGCCATGACGTTGACGTGCTGGCGGATTTCAGCGAAGCGATGGGCCACGCAGGCGCGATTGTTCGCCATCCTGACGGTCTGTTTGAAGGGGCATTCGATCCCCGCAGTAACGGCTCCGCCGCCGGTTTTTGA
- the hpxX gene encoding oxalurate catabolism protein HpxX translates to MNNSQPEWDVYLDAMIRIHGVELTDERRAELLLQFRRIAAMAEPLMALPLDDRLEIAGVYKA, encoded by the coding sequence ATGAACAATTCACAACCCGAATGGGACGTCTATCTGGACGCCATGATCCGCATTCATGGCGTGGAACTGACGGATGAGCGGCGCGCCGAGCTGCTGCTACAGTTTCGCCGCATTGCCGCGATGGCTGAACCGCTGATGGCGCTGCCGCTGGACGATCGTCTGGAAATTGCCGGAGTGTACAAAGCATGA
- a CDS encoding AtzE family amidohydrolase, protein MKLHEMSIADIQQSLAAGDLSASDIARQTLTAIEQINPQINAWTTVTAARMLDEAQRIDTLRQNGQPLPPLAGIPYAVKNLFDVAGHTTLAGAELFSQRPAATEDSRAVRQLRQAGGLLSGMVNMDAYAYGFTTENSHYGATRNPHDLTRIAGGSSGGSAVAVAAGLVHFSLGSDTNGSIRVPASLCGIFGLKPTFGRLSRAGTHPFVPSLDHIGPFARRVSDLAAVYDALQGRDPQDAFQAQIASEAAQPLLSRGMEGLRCAVLSGYFTTWCDDDARAALSRVAHALDAREEVFFPEAELSRSAAFIISASEGGNQYLPALRREPQRFEPHSRERLLAGAMIPAAWYLQAQRFRRHAQQESRALFAHADVLIAPATPRSATQIGEQTMEINGQPLPIRASMGMLTQPISFLGLPVVTVPLRTASGKPIGLQLIAAPFNEQACLRAARVLEEQGITDARPAEITL, encoded by the coding sequence ATGAAGCTGCATGAGATGAGTATTGCCGACATCCAACAATCACTGGCCGCAGGGGATTTGAGCGCGAGCGACATTGCCCGCCAGACGCTGACAGCGATTGAGCAAATCAACCCGCAGATCAACGCCTGGACGACGGTGACCGCAGCACGCATGCTCGACGAAGCGCAGCGCATCGATACCCTACGGCAGAATGGCCAGCCGCTGCCGCCGCTGGCAGGCATTCCCTACGCGGTGAAAAACCTGTTTGATGTCGCCGGGCACACCACGCTTGCAGGCGCAGAGTTATTCAGCCAGCGCCCCGCCGCCACAGAAGATAGCCGCGCCGTGCGCCAGTTACGGCAGGCTGGCGGGCTGCTGTCGGGCATGGTCAATATGGACGCTTACGCCTACGGTTTTACCACTGAAAACAGCCACTACGGCGCGACGCGCAACCCGCACGATCTGACGCGCATTGCTGGCGGTTCTTCCGGCGGTTCAGCGGTGGCGGTCGCCGCTGGGCTGGTGCATTTTTCGCTCGGCAGCGACACCAACGGCTCTATTCGCGTGCCCGCCTCGCTGTGCGGCATCTTCGGGCTTAAACCGACATTTGGTCGTCTGTCGCGTGCCGGAACGCACCCGTTTGTCCCCAGCCTCGACCATATTGGGCCGTTCGCCCGCCGGGTGAGCGATCTGGCGGCGGTTTATGATGCCTTACAGGGGCGCGATCCGCAGGATGCCTTTCAAGCACAAATCGCCAGTGAAGCGGCACAACCGCTGCTGTCACGCGGGATGGAGGGGTTACGCTGCGCAGTGCTGAGCGGTTATTTCACCACCTGGTGCGATGACGATGCCAGAGCTGCGCTCAGCCGTGTAGCGCACGCTCTCGATGCGCGCGAAGAAGTGTTCTTTCCCGAAGCGGAACTCTCGCGTTCGGCAGCGTTCATTATCAGCGCCTCGGAAGGCGGTAATCAGTATTTACCTGCGCTGCGCCGCGAACCACAGCGTTTTGAACCCCACTCGCGCGAACGTCTGCTGGCGGGCGCGATGATCCCGGCGGCATGGTATTTACAGGCGCAGCGTTTTCGCCGCCACGCGCAGCAGGAAAGCCGCGCGCTGTTTGCCCATGCCGATGTGCTGATCGCCCCGGCCACACCGCGCAGCGCCACGCAAATCGGCGAACAGACGATGGAGATAAACGGCCAGCCGCTGCCGATCCGCGCCAGCATGGGCATGCTGACGCAGCCGATTTCGTTTTTAGGCCTGCCGGTGGTGACCGTGCCGCTGCGCACCGCGTCCGGCAAGCCAATTGGCCTGCAACTGATTGCGGCGCCGTTTAACGAACAAGCCTGCCTGCGCGCCGCCCGCGTGCTGGAAGAACAGGGCATCACCGATGCCCGCCCTGCGGAGATAACACTATGA